In Biomphalaria glabrata chromosome 8, xgBioGlab47.1, whole genome shotgun sequence, the genomic window AACGACAaataggaatggagaaagagggtcaacaaatcttgtgtggtgcccgaATGGTCCATGAAACTAAGGGATATGTGAAGGTGAAGGTATGCAATatattgcattttaaaatataatgaaaagaatgtttgattttttaaaagaagaaaaaaaaacatgaagctGTGGGACGAAATTCATGTATTGGTTCTCCTAGTAGACAAGTCTAGAAGGctatacaattaataaaatgttCCCATTATAATAAGCATCTAAAACAAGACATCAAACCACAACATAAATTATTAATCTAAACTAAATCTATGTCACTCACCCATAGGATCCAGAAAAGCTGCAATATTGGCACCAACATTGTTCAGCCACTCATCATAATTTGCCTTGCTCCTTTCCCTGTCTTCCTGGCTGCCCTCGGCATTAGCACTGGCACCACCACAGGGGAAGCCAGGAGATCCAGCACCAGGATTCACATTTCTCATGCACCTCTGGATGTAACGTGCAAGGTGGGGTGGAAAGAAGCCTCCCtgtaagaaaacaaaaccaTTGCAGGCAATCTCTACAGGTCAGTCAATCTCATACagtacatacaaacacaaatcTAAGCAGCTTTCATAAGAGCTTGGACTCACAAATATGGGACCATAATGGGCATTAACCATACTGTTGGTGAAGATGAATTGTTTCCTTGCTttcttcaaaaatgtttttttttttctgttagtttttaatcaaatagtttctaAACCAATTGAAACACATGCATCATGTACTGCTAGGCTTGGCAAATAACTTAACTTGTTAGAGAGAATTTGTTATAATTATCTTtaaagatgtgtgtgtgtgttaatttaGCAGTTACTTAATTATGACTCAATAACATTAAcagaaacataaataaaacattgtgtGCATAGGCCTAACAATTAGTTTCACAACTTAGCATTAAGCAAAAGGTAGTCTGATCTATTACAATACCAATAGATTCTCCCTTACTTAAATATGTCACCCACGGGACAACAAAATGCCTACTTACCATTGGTTGATTGGTTGGGGTGTTGATTCTGTACATGTCATGATTAGTGTGCATCCCTTTGCCCTCACAAGTTTCGCAAAGGTCATAGTCTGGGCAGATGCAGCACTTGAAACGTGTACCAATCACTGGTCCCTCACAACCATCACAGGTGACTCCAAAGTGGATTGGTCCTGATGGATGGCCCTGGGGTTGGCTCGAGTGACTGCCTGCATTACGTCGCTCTGGCCCCTTTTCACCCAAGGGAGTTTCTTTGCTGGGTTTGGGTGATTCTGGGTGTCTTGGTGGAGGGGTAGCAGTAGGCTGAGACTGATCCATAGGctctgaaataaatatatattggtATTAAAGAattgcaattaatatttttaatacaatttGGATTTCTTTGGaattttcacacaaaaaaaccCTGAGAGTCTCTCATGTTAATGCAAAGCTAATATTACCCTGCCTAATTCAGGCATGTGTCAATTGATTATAGTTGGAattttcaccaaaaaaaaactgacagTCTCTCATGTTAATGCAAAGCTAATATTACCCTGCCTAATTCAGGCATGTGTCAATTGATTATAGTTTTCAACTACTGATTAGCAATGCTCTAATGGCTTATTTAGATTAATCTATCATTTTAATTCTTGTTTGTGTGTTCTCATATTACGTAGAGCCTTCTTTATGTAAGCTAACACTGCTATAGACAAAAAATATGTAAttctattttacaatttttcctCATCGATATTTTAATGTATGTATTCTCTGTAATACCAAgattcagaaaacaaaaaaattactgtATTAGTTGTGTTCACAAAACATTCCACTACAGGTTTGCTTAACATGAATATTTATCAATAAATGTTCTGTTGAATTTTAACTTACCAGGAATGTAGATACGCAAGATGCCATCCTTAGCATTGGCTACAGCTTCTCTCATCTCTTCTGTGCTAGAGAAAATAATTCTCTCACCATCTGAAtctgataacaaacaatgaTCTTAATTTATgacaaattcaaaaaaaaataataaataaacatagtttTAATAATTcatgtatatatagagagagcaTAAACAAAACCTAGTCATGGGTCTCTACATTGATGCAAGGTTAATTCAGGAATGTtaagatctacttgttagactactaatgttagaagaccattgtttatttcttttagtgAAATGTTGAAGCATCATGTCTAGTCTGTCAATCATGAATTGATAAGAAGCACATTAGTGCTGTCTGCGTTACTTGGTTGATTCAGATATACATACAGGATGGTTTATAATTCATTGCATATTTCTCcgtctaaattttttttctcttttacttCATTTGGGGCAACCCTATTTacttcacctagggcctccaacCTAAGACCAGCCATAACTATCATCTTATTGGTCCTGGGTTTGAGCCCTGCTTACTGCCATCCTGGGGCaggcttggactaggatgtTATAATCTTCAGTTCTGATGGAACAtatgaaacatataaaacaaaaataaaagtaaatacctGTCCAGAACATAGAGAAATTTCCATGAGCCAATGCTGGGTAGAGTTGTCTAACTTTTTCTTTAGTCAAGGCAAAAACATCTACCAGGTTAGTCTCCACTGTGAACCTGCGGATCTCTGCTGGTCCACTAGCTCGCTCAAAATACACTTTCACAGTCAGCGACATTTTGATGTGGCTACAAAAAAAATGAGCAT contains:
- the LOC106054638 gene encoding sequestosome-1-like, coding for MSLTVKVYFERASGPAEIRRFTVETNLVDVFALTKEKVRQLYPALAHGNFSMFWTDSDGERIIFSSTEEMREAVANAKDGILRIYIPEPMDQSQPTATPPPRHPESPKPSKETPLGEKGPERRNAGSHSSQPQGHPSGPIHFGVTCDGCEGPVIGTRFKCCICPDYDLCETCEGKGMHTNHDMYRINTPTNQPMGGFFPPHLARYIQRCMRNVNPGAGSPGFPCGGASANAEGSQEDRERSKANYDEWLNNVGANIAAFLDPMGIDVTYDVHHDGDRPFHQGGWKRFCPAFESMNQKAQQSGAQEPQKDEQKSTTGQQRMETDGDSMPRDPSRPIPMPDSSKAETDHSDDDWTHCTSEDIRERSAPYVFSGPAPIPMPAPATVDPTAPPSTMASGTNLYPNLTLDVKIQQSLDQMLSMGFTNNDNWLSDLLIEHKGDIGATLDAIKAKATQQLNSLREAR